GCAGCAGCTCGCGGGCCACGCGGACGCTGACGTCGTCGGCCTTCAGCGCCTGCAGGCACCCGTCCCAGTAAACGGCGAAGGCCTTGCGGTCGGCCGGCCACAGCTCGGCTGGCAGCTGCAGGGCCGTCCCGATTCTCGCGTAGTCGCGATAAATGAGATCTGCAGCTTCGTCGTCCAGCGGCCCGTAGATTTTTTCGTAGACGGTGATCGCGGTGTCGTACAGGGTGGCCAGAACCCACAGCTGCGACTGTGCGTCGAAGGCGCTGTATCCCCGGGAACCGGCGTCGGGCTTCCGGCGAACCGGCGCATGGGCGCGGTTCACGCTGCGCCGCACCGCTACCAGCTGGTCCTCGGTTCCGTACACCACGGCGTACACATAGGTCATGGTGGCGCGGAGCCGGTCCAGCGGACGCTCGGCGAAGTTGCTGTGCTCTGCCACGCCATGACCCACGGCAGGGTTCGCGATCTGCAGCAGAATGGCGCGTCCTGCACCCGCGAGCAGAACGCTCTCCGCTCCCATATCGGCAAGGCCACGCACCATCCCACAATCTACCGGAATGGCCAAGAACGTACGACGCCGGCGTCCCCCCACCGGCTGGTTCGCTCACCGGCGGTATCATCTACGGGCCGTAGGCGAGTACTTCGGGAGATGGGAGCCCGATTCGTTAAACGCGGCCGGGTCCATGGTTCCCCCGCCTGCAAGAATGGCTGAATGGAAGTCGCACTGGGACTGCTTGTTCTCGTGGCGGTGGTCTGTGCCGGCAGTGCACTGGGCAGGAAGCTTAATGTTTCGGTGCCGCTGCTGCTGGTGCTGGCCGGCGTCGCCGGTTCTTTCCTCCCGTTCGTTCCGCCGATCGAGC
This genomic window from Arthrobacter sp. 24S4-2 contains:
- a CDS encoding oxygenase MpaB family protein; this translates as MVRGLADMGAESVLLAGAGRAILLQIANPAVGHGVAEHSNFAERPLDRLRATMTYVYAVVYGTEDQLVAVRRSVNRAHAPVRRKPDAGSRGYSAFDAQSQLWVLATLYDTAITVYEKIYGPLDDEAADLIYRDYARIGTALQLPAELWPADRKAFAVYWDGCLQALKADDVSVRVARELLHPPDPQLWQRLAMPLARFLTAGLLPDQLRDSFGLPWSERHGRLFNRTMRWSAAVYPRLPQRVRHSFKNYCLGQLKTA